The window TTATCGCCGACAGCGACGTAACACGGTGATGGTCCGTGCGTCACGGGGCTTCGTTGATCGAGTCCTGCTGCCCGAGTTCACCGAGCTGGAGGGTGCGCTGCAAGTGTATCTGCACGAGGTAACGCTGCGCGTGATCCGCGAAGAGATCTACGACGACGCCAGCGATGCGCAGGAAGTTCCCGACGCCGTGCCGTCGAACTGATCAAGCGGCGAGCTTTGGCTCCGAACCATCGCGCTCGGCTTTCCAATTCCACGGCAGCAGCGTGTTCAGCTGATTGATCTTGGTACGTCCGGAGACGATGCGCTCGAGAACATCAGTAAGATAGTGCCGTGGGTCGATGTCGTGAAGCTTTGCGGAGTTGATGAGTGATGCGAGAGTGGCCCAGGTTTCGGCGCCGCCCTCACTGCCTGCGAACAGATAGTTTTTCTTTCCCAGCCCGATCGGCTTGATGCTGCGTTCGACCGTATTGCTGTCGATCTCGATGCGCCCATCATCGATGAATCGCGTCAGGCCATCCCAATGGTTGAGGGTGTAGCGGATCGCCTTGCCAAGGCCGGATTTCTTCGAGACTTCCAGCAGTCGCGCCTCGAGCCAGGGCTTGAAGTCCTCGATCAGCGGTCTGGTGTCGGATTGTCGCACCGCAGCTCGCTGCGTCGCCGGCAAACCGCGAATGCGATCCTCAATGGCGTAGAACATCGCGATCCGCCGCAGCGCTTCCGCGGCAATCGGCGATTTCGTCGCGATGTGGACGTCCCAGAACTTCCGCCGCGCATGCGCGAAGCAGAACGCCAGTTGTACCAGACGGCCGCCGTTTTTAATCAGCCCCTTGTACCCGGCGTAGCCGTCGACCTGCAGGATGCCGTCGTAGTCTCCAAACAGCTGCCTGGCGCGGATTGCCTTGCGATCCTCGGCGAACACGTAGACTACTGCCGGCGGCGCCGGGCCGCCCCACGGGCGGTCGTCGGTGGCGATCGCCCAGAACTGGCAGACTTTGGTTCTGCCACGGCCGGGATCGAGAACTGGCAGCGGCGTCTCGTCGGCAAACAGCCGCGGGTAGGACATCACTGCGCGGCGCAACAGCGCGTGAAGCGGCTTCAGCCACCAGGCGACGCGGCCCATCCACGAGGCCAGCGTTTGCCGGTCGAGCGTGATGCCTTGGGCGGCAAACATCTGTTCCTGGCGATACAGCGGCAGCTGGTAGCCGTATTTCATCACCGCGACGTGGGCCAGCAAGGCTTCCGTCACCATTCCACCGTCGATCGCCTGGGCCGGCGCGGGTGCCTGCAGAACACCCTGGCGGCATCCCCGGCAGCCGTACCGTGGACGCATGATGCGCTTGACCCGGTACTGCATCGGAATGACGTCGAAGGCTTCCTTGACGGTCTCCCCGATCTTGTGCAGCTGCTCGCCGCAGCAAGGGCAGATGTGGCTCTCGATATCGATCACGACATCGATGCGCGGCAAATGCTCCGGAAGCTTCCCCCGGTTGCGTCGCGCCGGTCGCTTTCCACGGCCCTCCGCTCCGTCAGGCAGCCTGCCTCCGGTCACGTCGTCGTTGGCGGCGGCACGAACCGCCTGTGCCCTGATGGTGAAGAGAGACAGCTGTCCGATATCCAGTGTCTCGGAGCGCGGACCGAAGATCGTGCGCTTGTACCGGGACAGGATCATCAGGAGCTTGTCGTTCTCCTGGATCGCAGCGTCGCGTTGGGCGATCGCTGCATCACGCTCGGTCGCCAGCGTGCTGCATTCCTCCGACAACGCCGCAAGCCGTGACGATAGCGTCATCACGGCTTGTCGGAGCAATGCTGGATCGGAAGGCAAATCACTCATGCAGAGCGATTCTACAACAACTCCGCATGAGTGACGAACGACTCTTGATAATGATCAACCAGCTCGCATCGGCTGATCCACAACTCGCATCGGCACACGCTTCCAGTCCGAGCCATCGAGCAGCACCGAGAGCTGAGCATGAGATAGCGACATGACGCCTTCCTTGATCGGCGGCCAGGTGAACTGCCCCTCGATTCTTTTGTAGTAAAGGACAAGGCCGCTTCCATCCCAAGTCAGGATCTTCACGCGATCTCGGCGCTTGGAGCGGAAGACATAAAGTCCGCCGTCGAACGGATCGGCTCCAAAGGCCTCGCTCACCAGCATCGCCAGCGAGTCCATGCCGCGGCGGAAATCGACCGGCTGCGTCGCAATCCAGATCGACACCCCAGCTCGAAGCCCGATCATCGACCAACCGTCCCGACCGCCGCCAGCACCTCGCACAGTGCCTCCCGGTCGACTGTCCCCCTGACACGGATGCGAATCGCACCGACCTCGATCTCGATCGCCGCCTGCTCCTCACTCGGGCGCCCACAGCCGGTGATCGCGACCGGCACAAAGCCAGGTGGCATGCCTCTGTCCCCGCGCTCCGCGACCTGCGCCCGCGTAGCCTGGCGACGCCAGAGAAACAACAGGCTTGGACTGATGTCGTGTCGCCGCGCCACTGCGGACACGCTTGCACCCGGCGCAAAACTCTCCGCAACAATCGCCGCCTTCGCTCGGTCGACCAGCGCCGACGTCGGCCCGTCCCGGTGATGATCTCGACACGCTGCAGCGTGTCGGCGCCGTGTTCGAGGATAGGCATATGCCTATCCTTATCGCTATCCTTACGACTATCCTTTGACATTGTGACCTCGCGACAAACCATTCCGCGAGATCTTCCTAGCCGACCAGATCAACCCTCAGCGCGTGGTCTCCGCATGACGCTCACGAAAGTCTGGACGGAGATTGGATCCTGCCGCACAAGACCGTCAGTCTCGTCAAGACAACCTTTCAAGGGTTCGAGATCGCGCAATGAAACACCCCGCTCGGCGGCAACGCGTGGCGGCCAGCCTCTGGAGCGTGCCGTGCAGTTCGATCGAGTCCACGACATCACGCTCGGAGAATGCCTTTACCATGAAACCACCGGAAGAGATCGCTTCCAAAAGCCCTTCCTCCTGCAGTCGAACCAGCGCCATTCGCACCGGAGTGCGCGAGGCGCCGGTCGCCTCCACAGCCTGCAATTCGGAGATCCGTTCGCCGGGCCCGCAAATCACCCGACAGAATCAGATCGCGCAAACTGAGCTGGGCACGCACCGTCTGTGAGACAGAGCGATCGCTGTAACGCTCGGCCATGTCCTACTCCGCGGCTTGCCGGTGCTGCGGCGGATTTCCGCGTCGATCATGGATCTATCAGGCGGCGTGCCCACATCGCGCCAGCGTCGATGTTGAGGTTGTAGAAGACCCGATCGGCATGTTCGTCCTCCCGGAAGATGCCGGAAACGCCTTGGCGGGGTTCGGTGGTCAGACACTGTTCGCTTAAGCGGTAATTACGTACGAATGCCCAGAAATAATGGCAGCTGGTCTCTGTTTCGGGCGTGATGGTGTTGAGAACCATACCATTGACACCCGCCGAGCGATCGCCTTCGGGCGCTCCTGTTCCGGCGGGCGCCACCCCGACGTCGATATTGATGGTGCACGGCGCCTCGAAACGAATGATTTGCCAGCGGACCACCCGACCAGGCTTTTGCAACTGTTTCGACCAGAACGGCGGCGGGGGTATTCCCCTTCATCCAGCGCGTTACCGTGGCAGTCTTCTCGCCGTGCGTGACGTCAAGCGGCGCTTCCGCGATGGCGTCGTTGCCAATACTGGCCCCGTGCACAAAGGTCTCGTGCGTCAGGTCCATGAGATTGTCGACGACCAAACGATAGTCGCATTTGAGGTGAATGGTCTCACCATCAGCGACCCAAGCAGGATCGTCGTTCCAGTGCATGTCCGGCACCAAATCTGGGTCAGCCAGCGCCAGATCGCCCATCCACAGCAAATGAAGCGATTGCGCTCGACTGCGGAATAGGCACGCACGCATGCGGAGGGATTGATTGTCTCTTGCGAGGGCATGAAGGTGCAGCGCCCCTGCGCATTGAATTTCAGCCCATGATAGCCGCAGACAACGCTGTCGCCCTCAAGGCGCCCTTTTGAGAGCGGCACCAACCGATGCCAACAGGCATCCTCCAGCGCCGCCACTTCACCATCGGCCCGCCGATACATTACGGCGTGCCTGCCGCAGATCGTGCGCGGCAACAGCGCCTGCTTGACCTCGGCATCCCAAGCGGCCGCGTACAGGCATTGGTCGGAAAGCAACAGCTCATGCGGCAACCTCGCTTCTCTGTATAGTTAGTGTATACACTAATGCGAGATTTCGCGGGAAATATGCTCATTATGGTGAAATTTTTGCAGTCCAAATCGTCGTCGTAATGGCAACATGTATACACGATTTGATTTTATCAACCCTATATGTCCCGGCCGGCGATGGAGAGGCATCAGCTGGTCAAACTCCCGGGACATCGCCAGACGGCACATCCTGCTGCATCACAGTCCTGCATCGTCGCTATTCTCGTGCGGCGATCACCGTGACTCCTGGCGTGCATAGGGCGCAGCCTTGGGCGATTCTTGGCCGGCAGTAACGATGCCTTTACCGGGATCGGACGTTGACGCCCTGACAGCGAGATCGGCCCACGCTTTCAGCTCTTTCAGCTCATCCAGTGCGTAGATGACGCGACCGCCAAATTCTTCGATACGTTGGCCCTGCGCCATATGTCCGGTGCTTCTTGAGCGTGCGGCCCGCCAGACGGAGATAACGCGCCCAAAAGAATCTCGATCTGACGCTCAGATGTCGCCAAGCTTCCATCGCGCGGATACCTGCGATCCAAACAATCGATTTTACCAATGCGACGCACTGCTGCATCAACTCGGCACTCGACACATTCCGATCACACCAAGCTTCAACGCCGAGACGCGACTCGGCTTACGTGCCCTGCCAGAGCAAGAGATACGTCACCCAGCGCAACGCCTTCCATTCGAACATGCGAACGCAGGTCCGAGCATTCAGATAACCTCATCAAGAGATAGACGGCTTATGCCTGGTTTGATCGGCCGCAGATTAGCGTCTGGTGCAAATCTTGCTTGCCGAAAAAGATAACGTGACTGAATGCCTGCCTTTGGAATGACGCGCCGGCTCCCGGAACCGTCTTCAATCGGACAAGGCTACGGCCAAAAGGACAGCCTCGTATGATGCCGTCGGCTCTCACGACGCGGCGGCTCACATTCGAGGGAATTCGGGAAGGAAGCGTCATGACCACTATGGCAACTGCGGCGCCTGCGCGCGCGTCACAAACCTGGTATAAAATTCTCTACGTCCAAGTGTTGATCGCTATCGTGATTGGCGCCATCGTCGGATGGCAGTGGCCATCGGTCGCGACCAACGACTGGGTCAAGGCGCTCGGTGACGGCTTCATCAAGCTGATCAAGATGGTGATCGCGCCGATCATCTTCTGCACCGTTGCATCCGGCATCGCGCATATTCAGGACGCAAAGAAAGTTGGGCGCGTCGGCGTCAAGGCGCTGGTATACTTCGAAATCGTCTCCAGCTTTGCCTTGGTGTTGGGCCTTGTCATGGGCAATCTGGTTCAAGTCGGCCGTGGCATTGCCGTCAAACCCGACGCTGCGGCAGTCGCCAATTTCGTCAAGCAGGCGGAAGCCTCGAAAACCGTCGATTTCTTTCTCAATATCATTCCCGATACCGTGGTCGGCGCCCTGGCTCGCGGCGATGTTCTGCAGGTGCTCCTGTTCGCGATCCTGTTTGGCTTTTCGCTGATGGCGCTGGGAGAGCGTGGAGCGCGGCTGCGCGGCATGATTGACGACGTTGCGCGCGCGGTGTTCGGCGTGATCGCTATCATCATGAAAGCGGCTCCGATCGGCGCGTTCGGCGCAATGGCCTTCACGATCGGCAAGTTCGGGCCGGCGGTGCTCGGCAATCTGATCGGTCTGATCGCGCTATTTTATGCGACGGCCGCGATATTTGTAGTGGTCGTTCTCGGCCTAATCGCGCGCCTTGTCGGCTTTTCGATCTTCAAGTTCATTGCCTATATCAAGGATGAGCTTCTAATCGTGCTCGGCACATCGTCTTCGGAAAGCGCGCTGCCGCAATTGATGGAGAAGCTCGAGCGGCTGGGCTGCTCCAAGCCCGTGGTCGGCCTCGTGGTGCCAACCGGCTACTCCTTCAACCTCGACGGCACCAACATCTATATGACGCTTGCGACCTTGTTCATTGCCCAGGCGCTCGGGGTCGATCTCACTCTTGGCCAGCAGCTCACGATCTTGCTCGTGGCAATGCTGGCCTCGAAGGGGGCAAGCGGCGTCACCGGCGCGGGCTTCATCACGCTCGCTGCTACGTTGTCGGTGGTCAACCCAACGCTAGTGCCGGGCATGGCAATCGTGTTCTCGATCGACAAGTTCATGAGCGAGGTACGCGCCCTTACCAATATCACCGGCAACGGCATCGCAGCTGTGTTCGTCTCCTGGTGGGAAGGCGAACTCAAGCACGGGACGCTGCACGCCCGCCTCAACCAGCCCGCCGATTCCACCAGCATCGACGTTAGAAGCACAAGGAGGTAGGCCCCGGACTTTATCCGTAATTACAAGACGCGTCGAACGCGAGTGTTGCCCAAACTTCTGATTCTTCGCAGTTCAGATCGGCTCAGCCGACCTGAACTGCAAACCGGAGCGTTTTCTTACGCGATCTCGGACCGCCTGCTTTGCGCTGCGGTCCAGGCAACTGCTCTGAGAAAGATCCTCACATATAAAGGGAAAAGAGAGCATTGTTTTCGGCAGCCATCTCCAGGCGCGCCTTTTGAGGTACAGCTCCTGGCCATCCAAATGCCGGGGCAACGTTGGCCGAGCCAGACCATACCGTTAATGACAGAATCTGTGCGGCGTGACGGTCCACGGTACCCGGTCCGCCCATGAAACGGTTGGTACGTGGCTACTGAACCCGCCATGTCCGACCCACAATGTGGCGGCGACCACGCTGGCGCAACTCGATCATCTGGCTTGTTCCGGTGCGCATTGCGGAAGAGACCGCGATGGACGTGATCACGGTGGACCAGATTGCCCCCTTCACCAGCATGAGATGGATCCCAGAGGGTAACGTCACGGCGCTCCACAGCTTTTCGCTGCTCTCCGCATAGGCAGAAGGCCTGCCGCATTGTTCAGCGTCAGCGCTTAGCTGAATTGATGTGGCCGGTGACCCTGACCTTGATGTGCCTTGGCGCCACGCAGCTGTACTCGGCCGCAGCCTCACACGCCCGCGAGCGTTTCAAATAGCGAAGGAAAACAGATAGCCCGGGCTCGGTTGTACGCATGTCAGCGCGCGATATTGGATGGTTTAGGACAACTATACGTACGTTTGTAATGCGCCTTTCTTCGGTACGTGCTCAGTTCAACCGTAAGCAATCGATCCCGGAAATGCTCGTGAGCGTCTCTGGGGCAAAAAGGATTGCCTTATTTTTGCCTAGAATGTTATAGCTCTCCTGCCGCATAACGGCCGGATGGTCGAAGAATGCATAATCAGATCAGCAATTTCAAACGTTCGGCCACGCAGTTTGCCTTCGGCAGCATAACGCTGGCGGTGGTGACGCTAGCTTCCTTTTACCTTCAAACGCATTTCGCCGCGATGGCGCTCGTCTATCTGCTGGTGATATTGCTGTTTTCGTTGATCGGCAGCTCTGTCGCTTCATACGCGCTTTCCGTCTTAGCCATCGCTGCTTTGGCCTACTGCTTTGCGCCGCCGGCGTTCAGTCTACGGATTGACGACCCCCAAGCTCTTCCGGTGGTCGTCGCATTTCTTACGGTCTCGATCGTTGGAACACACCTGATCGGAAGAGTCCGCCAGGAAAGAGAGGCTGCGCATGAGGCTGCGGCCCAGCTGCGGCGCGGCGCGGCCGATTTGAAGGATCGCGAAAAACGGTGGCACGCGATCTTTGAGCACAACCCGGCCATGTACTTCATGCTCGATGAAGCCGGTACGGTCCTCAACGTCAATAGCTTCGGCGCAACACAACTCGGGTATGCTCGCGACGAACTGATCGGCCAATCCGTGCTGGGAATCTTTCTCGAGGAAGATCGCGCGTTCGTTCACAAATGCGTTCGCACCTGCCTTGAAAATATCGGCCAATCGCGCACCTGGGATGTCCAGAAAATCAGGAAAGACGGCTCGGTACTGTGGGTACGTGAAAACGCTAAAGCCATGCTCTGGGCCGATGACCAGCCCATTGTCCTAATAGCGTGCGAAGATGTCACGGAGCGAAAGCGAACCGAACTTGCCCTGCAGCGGAGCGAAGCCCATTTGGCTCAGGCGCAGGAGTTGAGCCACACAGGCAGCTTCGGCTGGAACGTTGCTACCGGCGAGGTCTTTTGGTCAAAGGAGAACTTTCGAATTTTCCAATTGGACCCGCAGACGGCTCCTGGGCCGGAACTGGTTGTCGAGCGTACCCATCCAGACGATAAAGCTTCGGTCCAAGAGATCATCGATCGAGCGATGCGAGACCCAAGGGACTTCGAGCACGAATACCGGTTGCTGCTGCCGGACGGCTCGGTGAAGCACATCCACGCGAGGGTGCGAGCAACAAGAACTGCCACCGGTGACATCGAGTTTGTCGGCGCAGCGACGGATATCACGGCAGCAAGGCAAGTAGAACAGCAGCTACGCCGTAGCGAAGCCTATTTGGCCGAGGCCCAGCGTCTCAGTCACACGGGCAGCTGGTCCTGGGACCTCTACAGTCTCGACTTTGTGTATCGCTCCGCTGAGGTCGACCGTCTATTTGGCTTTGAACCGCAAGAGACTGTATCGATCGAGACCATTCGGTCGCGCGTTCATCCAGATGACCTGCCGCGGCTTCAGGAAGTGCAGCGCCAGGCTATCGAAGGCAAGGAAGAGCGCTTCGAGTATGATTTTCGAATCCTTCTAGCAGATGGCGGGATAAGACGCATACACTCCGTCGCGCATGTGGTGGTCGGCAGCGATGGCAATGTGCGCGAACTGATCGGAACACACATGGATGTCACCGAGCAATACGCCGCTAGGGAACGCTTGGAAAACACACTTGCCGCGCTGCGCGAAAGCGAGCAGCGCTTTCGCGATTACGCCGAAACAGCTTCCGACTGGCTCTGGGAGACGGGACCAGATCATCAGGTCACCCACTTATCCGAGCACACCAGCGCTGCGGGAATATTGGCGACGGGATTGATAGGCCTGCCTCGCTGGGACATCGCGTGCGACGTCGAGGAAGAACCTGAGAAGTGGCGGCAACATCGGGCGACGCTGGAGGCGCATCTTCCGTTTCGGGATCTGGTCTACCGCACTGTCAATCGTATGAGATCTCCGATCTACGTCCGGACGAGCGGCAAGCCTTTTTTTGATTTAAACGGCAATTTCCTCGGCTACCGCGGCGTCAGCACCGACATCACCGCTTTGATTCGCGGAGATCAAACCGAACAAGAGCTCCGAAAGGCGCAGGCGGAGCTTGCGCATGTGACGCGTGTGACGACGCTAGGAGAGCTGACAACCTCCATCGCCCACGAAATCAACCAGCCACTCGCCGCGATTATCAGCAACGCCGACGCGTGCCTCGGTTGGATGGGCCGCCAGACACCTGACCTTTCCGCCGCTCGCTGTTCGGTTGAGTGGATAATCGAAGACGCAATCCGGGCAAGCGAGGTGATCCGTCGGATTCGCGCACTTGCGAAGAAAGGCGAGATCGAGATGGTACCGCTCGATATCAATGATGTCGTTAAGGATGTTATTGCTCTGGTGGCACGTGAGCTGGTTAACCACCGAGTGACGCTAAAGACCAAGTTGACGGAAGCGCTGCCCGCAATCCTCGGTGATCGGATTCAGCTGCAACAGGTGATTATCAATCTGGTGATGAATGGGATCGAAGCCATGGACGCAGTTACGGACCGGACGCGCGAACTGGTGATTCAGTCGTCGGAGGACGGCACGGGATATGTGCAGGTTACCGTGACGGATTGCGGCGTCGGGATCGCGGAAGATGATACCGACCGAGTATTAGACCCCTTCTTCACGACAAAGTCGAGTGGCCTTGGCATGGGCCTTTCGATCTGCCGCTCGATTGTGGAAGCTCATGCAGGGCGCCTCTCAGTCGTTCGCAAGCAGGGGCCGGGAGCGAGCTTTCGGTTTGACCTGCCGTTGCACAAGGAGCTCGTGCCGTGAGCGAACGCCCTTCCCCCCCGCGCGAAGGCAGCAAAGCTGAAGCGTCGGCAAATGCGACAGTCTTCGTTGTCGAAGATGACGTCTCGATGCGTCGGTCGCTAACGAACCTTTTTCAATCGGTCGGCCTGGACGTCGTTGCATTCGGATCGGCCCGCGAAATGCCACAGAGCGGGCTTCCCGATGTTGTTAGCTGCCTGGTTCTTGATATCCGGCTGCCAGGTCTGAGTGGACTTGAGTTCCAGGCTGACCTGGCGCGGTTGAACATTCATATTCCGATCATCTTCATCACCGCCCATGGCGACATTCCCATGAGCGTCAGGGCCATGAAAGGCGGAGCCGTCGATTTTCTCACCAAACCGTTTCGCGATCAGGAGCTGCTTGACGCCGTGGTCGCCGCGACCGAACGTGATCGCAAAAGACGGAAGGCTGAGCAGACCGTCGCGGAACTGCAGGCTCTATTTAACACCTTAAGCCCGCGCGAGCAGGCGGTGATGAAGCTGGTCGCTACCGGCCTGATGAACAAGCAGATAGCCGCCGAGCTGGGGCTCGCCGAGATTACGGTCAAGATCTACCGTGGACACGTAATGAAAAAGATGCGCGCCCGGTCGCTCGCGGATTTGATCAGAATGACTGAGACGCTGAGCATCCGCGCAAATCGGCCCGAACAAACCTAAGTATGATTTTACAATTTCAACACTCAAGCCCACTTTTCGCCGAGGGTGGCTAATGCTGCGGCAGCCGCCATTCCCGCGTCCGGAGGGCACGTCTTGTGCACGCCTTTAATATCTGTCGTTGACGACGACGCGTCGGTCCGCGCGGCGACAGAGAACCTTCTGAAATCGCGTGGCTACATCGTCCAAACGTTTGCGTCGGCCGAGGACTTCTTGAGGTCACCGCGATTGAACGAAACCTCCTGCGTAATTTCGGATCTGCAGATGCCGGTTATGAGCGGCTTGGACCTGTTGGCAGAAATGCGGGCGAGGGGTCACGGTGTGCCGTTCATTTTCATTACTGCGTTCCCGAACGACCGCGTGAGCACCTCAGCCCTGGACGCGGGAGCGATTGGCTTTCTGGCCAAGCCCTTCGCCGGGCATACGCTGATCGAGTGCCTCGATGCTGCACTGCAGGAGAATCGCGACGGGGGGCACACCTAATCCAGAAGACCGCCAACCTCATGTCCAATCTGCGCACTTCTCACGTTACACGACATCGATCAGCTTCTTGGCGCCGAGCACGCTGCGCCTGTAATTAGAACTCCCAGAGGCCGGGTCCGCGCGCTCCAGTCTAATTGGTTGGTCCGCTTTTTTAGGCTCGTCACCCGCGAGTTCGCTCAAGCAGGGTTCAAGACCTGCATGTTGAAATCCTATCTCGAGCTCGTACGATCTACTGGAATGAACTCCCCGAAATCGGCCGGCATCACCAGCGGTCGATTTCTTACTTTGGCTTATTGATCCTTTGACGTGCTCCGCCCGCTAGCCGCGTTGATCAAGACCAACGTTGCCGCCGCGAGGCTCGCGGTACTCGGCACTCCCGGATCCGTTCAATCTCCGTAGGCTGGTGCTCAGGGTGATCCTCCTCCCGGACAGGATTCGACAGGTTCGCGCGCTTGCTTAGCTCGGTCTCGTTGCAGCAAGCATACTATTTTCAACAACGAAAGAACTCTGCTCAGCCCAGGAGCTCTCCGGAAAGCATTTTCGAACCAATTGCTTGCGTCTTGTTCATCATCGATGTTGGTCGTCGGGCGAAAAGCTCTGTGGGACGAGCTCCTGTTCACCGCGCCGCCCGTCACAGCTTCTATCCTCCTTGTCTATTGGGAGGCAGCAATCGCTCCGTAGCTC of the Bradyrhizobium quebecense genome contains:
- a CDS encoding response regulator transcription factor, with the protein product MSERPSPPREGSKAEASANATVFVVEDDVSMRRSLTNLFQSVGLDVVAFGSAREMPQSGLPDVVSCLVLDIRLPGLSGLEFQADLARLNIHIPIIFITAHGDIPMSVRAMKGGAVDFLTKPFRDQELLDAVVAATERDRKRRKAEQTVAELQALFNTLSPREQAVMKLVATGLMNKQIAAELGLAEITVKIYRGHVMKKMRARSLADLIRMTETLSIRANRPEQT
- the dctA gene encoding C4-dicarboxylate transporter DctA — translated: MTTMATAAPARASQTWYKILYVQVLIAIVIGAIVGWQWPSVATNDWVKALGDGFIKLIKMVIAPIIFCTVASGIAHIQDAKKVGRVGVKALVYFEIVSSFALVLGLVMGNLVQVGRGIAVKPDAAAVANFVKQAEASKTVDFFLNIIPDTVVGALARGDVLQVLLFAILFGFSLMALGERGARLRGMIDDVARAVFGVIAIIMKAAPIGAFGAMAFTIGKFGPAVLGNLIGLIALFYATAAIFVVVVLGLIARLVGFSIFKFIAYIKDELLIVLGTSSSESALPQLMEKLERLGCSKPVVGLVVPTGYSFNLDGTNIYMTLATLFIAQALGVDLTLGQQLTILLVAMLASKGASGVTGAGFITLAATLSVVNPTLVPGMAIVFSIDKFMSEVRALTNITGNGIAAVFVSWWEGELKHGTLHARLNQPADSTSIDVRSTRR
- a CDS encoding PAS domain S-box protein, with translation MHNQISNFKRSATQFAFGSITLAVVTLASFYLQTHFAAMALVYLLVILLFSLIGSSVASYALSVLAIAALAYCFAPPAFSLRIDDPQALPVVVAFLTVSIVGTHLIGRVRQEREAAHEAAAQLRRGAADLKDREKRWHAIFEHNPAMYFMLDEAGTVLNVNSFGATQLGYARDELIGQSVLGIFLEEDRAFVHKCVRTCLENIGQSRTWDVQKIRKDGSVLWVRENAKAMLWADDQPIVLIACEDVTERKRTELALQRSEAHLAQAQELSHTGSFGWNVATGEVFWSKENFRIFQLDPQTAPGPELVVERTHPDDKASVQEIIDRAMRDPRDFEHEYRLLLPDGSVKHIHARVRATRTATGDIEFVGAATDITAARQVEQQLRRSEAYLAEAQRLSHTGSWSWDLYSLDFVYRSAEVDRLFGFEPQETVSIETIRSRVHPDDLPRLQEVQRQAIEGKEERFEYDFRILLADGGIRRIHSVAHVVVGSDGNVRELIGTHMDVTEQYAARERLENTLAALRESEQRFRDYAETASDWLWETGPDHQVTHLSEHTSAAGILATGLIGLPRWDIACDVEEEPEKWRQHRATLEAHLPFRDLVYRTVNRMRSPIYVRTSGKPFFDLNGNFLGYRGVSTDITALIRGDQTEQELRKAQAELAHVTRVTTLGELTTSIAHEINQPLAAIISNADACLGWMGRQTPDLSAARCSVEWIIEDAIRASEVIRRIRALAKKGEIEMVPLDINDVVKDVIALVARELVNHRVTLKTKLTEALPAILGDRIQLQQVIINLVMNGIEAMDAVTDRTRELVIQSSEDGTGYVQVTVTDCGVGIAEDDTDRVLDPFFTTKSSGLGMGLSICRSIVEAHAGRLSVVRKQGPGASFRFDLPLHKELVP
- a CDS encoding transposase; translated protein: MSAVARRHDISPSLLFLWRRQATRAQVAERGDRGMPPGFVPVAITGCGRPSEEQAAIEIEVGAIRIRVRGTVDREALCEVLAAVGTVGR
- a CDS encoding response regulator transcription factor, coding for MCTPLISVVDDDASVRAATENLLKSRGYIVQTFASAEDFLRSPRLNETSCVISDLQMPVMSGLDLLAEMRARGHGVPFIFITAFPNDRVSTSALDAGAIGFLAKPFAGHTLIECLDAALQENRDGGHT
- the tnpC gene encoding IS66 family transposase, coding for MTLSSRLAALSEECSTLATERDAAIAQRDAAIQENDKLLMILSRYKRTIFGPRSETLDIGQLSLFTIRAQAVRAAANDDVTGGRLPDGAEGRGKRPARRNRGKLPEHLPRIDVVIDIESHICPCCGEQLHKIGETVKEAFDVIPMQYRVKRIMRPRYGCRGCRQGVLQAPAPAQAIDGGMVTEALLAHVAVMKYGYQLPLYRQEQMFAAQGITLDRQTLASWMGRVAWWLKPLHALLRRAVMSYPRLFADETPLPVLDPGRGRTKVCQFWAIATDDRPWGGPAPPAVVYVFAEDRKAIRARQLFGDYDGILQVDGYAGYKGLIKNGGRLVQLAFCFAHARRKFWDVHIATKSPIAAEALRRIAMFYAIEDRIRGLPATQRAAVRQSDTRPLIEDFKPWLEARLLEVSKKSGLGKAIRYTLNHWDGLTRFIDDGRIEIDSNTVERSIKPIGLGKKNYLFAGSEGGAETWATLASLINSAKLHDIDPRHYLTDVLERIVSGRTKINQLNTLLPWNWKAERDGSEPKLAA
- the tnpB gene encoding IS66 family insertion sequence element accessory protein TnpB (TnpB, as the term is used for proteins encoded by IS66 family insertion elements, is considered an accessory protein, since TnpC, encoded by a neighboring gene, is a DDE family transposase.) — protein: MIGLRAGVSIWIATQPVDFRRGMDSLAMLVSEAFGADPFDGGLYVFRSKRRDRVKILTWDGSGLVLYYKRIEGQFTWPPIKEGVMSLSHAQLSVLLDGSDWKRVPMRVVDQPMRAG